The following are from one region of the Rhizobacter sp. AJA081-3 genome:
- a CDS encoding response regulator — protein MIPEQDILCARILIVDDQEANVLLLTRLLGEAGYTNLSSTRQPTEVCALHRRNAYDLILLDLQMPAMDGFAVMEALKTNDADGYLPVIVLTAQPGHKLRALQAGAKDFISKPFDLVEVKTRIRNMLEVRLLYRRLEAHSVILEQAVKERTAELRESEARYRSLAELASDWYWEQDERGDFTKVSGPVMEMLGISVGSLAADAAAPAFDAGWDRAERLTLQANIAARRPFLDLALHRTEADGTCRQFRVSGQPMFDQSCRFLGYRGIGVEMMKGH, from the coding sequence ATCATTCCCGAACAAGACATCCTCTGCGCACGCATCCTGATCGTCGACGACCAGGAGGCCAACGTGCTGCTGCTCACCCGGCTGCTCGGCGAGGCCGGCTACACGAACCTGTCGTCGACCCGCCAGCCCACCGAGGTGTGCGCGCTGCACCGGCGCAATGCCTATGACCTGATCCTGCTCGACCTGCAGATGCCGGCGATGGACGGCTTTGCCGTCATGGAGGCGTTGAAGACCAACGACGCCGACGGCTACCTGCCGGTCATCGTGCTGACCGCCCAGCCCGGCCACAAGCTGCGCGCGCTGCAGGCCGGCGCCAAGGATTTCATCAGCAAGCCCTTCGACCTGGTCGAGGTGAAGACGCGCATCCGCAACATGCTCGAGGTGCGCCTGCTCTACCGCCGGCTGGAAGCGCACAGCGTGATCCTCGAACAGGCGGTCAAGGAGCGCACCGCCGAGCTGCGCGAGAGCGAAGCGCGCTACCGCAGCCTCGCCGAGCTGGCCTCGGACTGGTACTGGGAGCAGGATGAACGCGGCGATTTCACCAAGGTGTCGGGCCCGGTGATGGAGATGCTGGGCATCAGCGTGGGCTCGCTGGCGGCCGACGCCGCAGCCCCGGCCTTCGACGCCGGCTGGGACCGCGCGGAGCGGCTCACGCTGCAGGCCAACATCGCGGCGCGCCGGCCCTTCCTCGATCTGGCGCTGCACCGCACCGAGGCCGACGGGACCTGCCGGCAGTTCCGCGTCAGCGGCCAGCCGATGTTCGACCAGAGCTGCCGCTTTCTCGGCTACCGCGGCATCGGCGTCGAGATGATGAAGGGTCACTGA
- a CDS encoding ATP-binding protein — protein MLKTGALQRAILSSANFSSIATDEKGVIQVFNVGAEHMLGYEAAAVIDRVTPADFSDPQEVILRARALSLEFGTTIEPGFEALVFKASRGIEDIYELTYLRKDGSRLPAVVSVTALHDALGAIIGYLLIGTDNTARKQVDLALQERNRDLRGAKIAAELANQAKSDFLSSMSHELRSPLNAILGFAQLIDSGTPPPTPPQKDSIDQILQAGWYLLELINEILDLALIESGKLSLSPEPVLLAELLAECLAMIEPMSRKAGIDVKLIAPEGPWLVKADRTRLKQVAVNLLSNAVKYNRPHGTVEVRCRVMPGNRIRVSFQDTGEGLGADKLARLFQPFDRLGRETGAEEGTGIGLVVSKRLVELMGGRIGADSVVGVGSLFWIELNATKVVEADTDPIAPFAAPPLAIAADAPAKALRTVLCVEDNPANLLLVGRLLERRPDIRLLSAKDGRRGIEQARAALPDVILMDINLPGISGITALKILAGDPLTRHIPVIALSANAMPKDVASGLAAGFFRYLTKPIKVDEFMATLDLALDTPRPPSRQDLDEAIAP, from the coding sequence TTGCTCAAGACCGGCGCCCTGCAGCGCGCCATCCTCAGCAGCGCCAACTTCTCCAGCATCGCCACCGACGAGAAGGGCGTGATCCAGGTCTTCAACGTCGGCGCCGAGCACATGCTGGGCTACGAGGCCGCGGCGGTGATCGACCGCGTCACGCCGGCCGACTTCTCCGACCCGCAGGAGGTGATCCTGCGCGCACGCGCCCTCAGCCTGGAGTTCGGCACCACCATCGAACCCGGCTTCGAGGCGCTGGTGTTCAAGGCCTCGCGCGGCATCGAGGACATCTACGAGCTGACCTACCTGCGCAAGGACGGCAGCCGCCTGCCCGCCGTGGTGTCGGTGACGGCGCTGCACGACGCGCTGGGTGCGATCATCGGCTACCTGCTGATCGGCACCGACAACACCGCGCGCAAGCAGGTCGACCTCGCCCTGCAGGAGCGCAACCGCGACCTGCGCGGCGCCAAGATCGCGGCGGAGCTCGCCAACCAGGCGAAGTCGGACTTCCTGTCCAGCATGAGCCACGAGTTGCGCTCGCCGCTGAACGCGATCCTCGGTTTCGCGCAGCTGATCGACTCGGGCACGCCGCCGCCGACGCCGCCGCAGAAAGACAGCATCGACCAGATCCTGCAGGCCGGCTGGTACTTGCTGGAGCTGATCAACGAGATCCTCGACCTGGCGCTGATCGAGTCGGGCAAGCTTTCGCTCTCGCCCGAGCCGGTGCTGCTGGCGGAGTTGCTGGCCGAGTGCCTGGCGATGATCGAGCCGATGTCGCGCAAGGCGGGCATCGACGTCAAGCTGATCGCACCGGAAGGCCCCTGGCTCGTGAAGGCCGATCGCACGCGGCTCAAGCAGGTGGCGGTGAACCTGCTGTCCAACGCCGTCAAGTACAACCGCCCCCACGGCACGGTGGAAGTGCGCTGCCGCGTGATGCCGGGCAACCGCATCCGCGTCAGCTTCCAGGACACCGGCGAAGGCCTGGGCGCCGACAAGCTGGCACGCCTGTTCCAGCCCTTCGACCGGCTCGGCCGCGAGACCGGCGCCGAGGAAGGCACCGGCATCGGCCTGGTGGTCAGCAAGCGCCTGGTCGAGCTGATGGGCGGCCGCATCGGCGCGGACAGCGTGGTCGGTGTCGGCAGCCTGTTCTGGATCGAGCTGAACGCGACGAAGGTCGTCGAGGCCGACACCGACCCGATCGCGCCCTTCGCCGCACCACCGCTGGCCATCGCGGCCGATGCGCCGGCGAAGGCCCTGCGCACGGTGCTGTGCGTGGAAGACAACCCGGCCAACCTGTTGCTGGTCGGCCGCCTGCTCGAGCGCCGCCCGGACATCCGCCTGCTCAGCGCCAAGGACGGCCGCCGCGGCATCGAACAGGCCCGCGCGGCCTTGCCCGACGTCATCCTCATGGACATCAACCTGCCGGGCATCAGCGGCATCACAGCGCTGAAGATCCTCGCCGGCGACCCGTTGACCCGCCACATCCCGGTGATCGCGCTGAGCGCGAACGCCATGCCCAAGGACGTCGCTTCCGGCCTGGCAGCGGGCTTCTTCCGCTATCTCACCAAGCCGATCAAGGTGGACGAGTTCATGGCCACGCTCGATCTGGCCCTGGACACCCCCCGCCCCCCTTCACGGCAAGACCTAGACGAGGCGATCGCCCCATGA
- a CDS encoding Crp/Fnr family transcriptional regulator codes for MLPLSGSLELVSMMLGQVLYEPGSQMQHAYFPTTAVASLHYVTESGASAETAGVGREGMVGIALFMGGQSTSGSAVVQTSGHGYRLNRHSLMQAFDGTGPWRRLLLRYTQALMTQISQTAACYRHHTVEQQLARWLLSTADRSPDGELVITQELVAGMLGVRRESITQAAGALQDMGYIRYRRGHISLLDPAGLRSCACECYGIVKHEFQRLMAS; via the coding sequence ATGCTGCCGCTGTCGGGTTCGCTCGAACTGGTGTCGATGATGCTCGGCCAGGTGCTCTACGAGCCCGGCAGCCAGATGCAGCACGCCTACTTCCCGACCACCGCCGTGGCCTCGCTGCACTACGTCACCGAATCGGGCGCCTCGGCCGAGACGGCGGGCGTGGGCCGCGAGGGCATGGTGGGCATTGCCCTGTTCATGGGCGGGCAGAGCACGTCCGGCTCGGCCGTCGTGCAGACCTCGGGGCACGGCTACCGACTGAACCGGCATTCGCTGATGCAGGCATTCGACGGCACGGGGCCGTGGCGCCGCCTGCTGCTGCGCTACACGCAGGCACTGATGACGCAGATCTCGCAGACGGCCGCCTGCTACCGGCACCACACCGTCGAGCAGCAGCTGGCCCGCTGGCTGCTGTCCACCGCCGACCGATCACCCGATGGCGAGCTGGTCATCACGCAGGAGCTGGTGGCCGGCATGCTGGGCGTGCGCCGCGAGTCGATCACGCAGGCGGCCGGCGCCTTGCAGGACATGGGCTACATCCGCTACCGGCGCGGCCACATCAGCCTGCTCGACCCGGCCGGCCTGCGCAGCTGCGCCTGCGAGTGCTACGGCATCGTCAAGCACGAGTTCCAGCGCCTGATGGCGTCCTGA